Within the Montipora foliosa isolate CH-2021 chromosome 11, ASM3666993v2, whole genome shotgun sequence genome, the region GCACTACATTCCACATGAAGTATGTGTCaagtaatttcagtttttgaaaccCTTAACGTTCTGACATTCACTCTTAAAAAGTCTACAATTAAGTTGCAAGTGtgcaaaattattttccttaATTGGCAAGATTTCAAGTAGGGTGTGCCCTTTTATACACCTCACTCTCTCCAGGATTCTACACTGTACGAGGGCCGTCAGGGCAGAACTTGCTTTGTGACGGCAGAAACAGTATTTAAGCCATATTCTTAGctacaagttgcaaaaatagtggagacacttcaccttcttggagCGCTATTAATTTACCTGTTATCTCTAACACTGCAGcaccccctacccccccccccccccttatcagtgttgctagcaagacaaaaaaatgttggaaacttaaacagtcaacattgaaatggggagaggggaggggaagtgggaaaggtttaaattctagatacgacGCATACTGGAAGCTAGaaaagctgttttttcatgaaagtgtctcaacaattttgcaacttgttgtctgagttggttgtcactgtattgtcatacggtcactttgtttattggaacaAGAAGGCGTAGATCTTTTGTGTTTAATATGGTGTTCccaaaaaaaatggttttattctgtgatctgctgtgaatggaaaatggccagcaataaactggattttggcggggtttcagtatgacgtaatttgaagccatttcagtgctttctgtgagtcaagtcgaaaatacacataatttggttgatgaaaaggtgtgatttccatcctttcgctttttTCAGTACGCTAGGAATATCCTGGAACCGATTTATTTGCCTTAAACAAGTATATTTTGGTCGACACATGACATCTGTAGAACACGCGCAACATGAacgaaattagctgttgtttacgtATGAGAAACAGACATTACCTCTCCTTTAACGGCGATCGCGtgccatttaaagggaacatccactttccgaaaaatcaattctcagcaaacattgttatacaaagatacattttcgCAGAGGTTAGAATGATTACAGCGACACTCTGATGCATATGATGCTTTACTAAGCCTACAGTACCTACATGCACCGGTAATCACTAAACCatccaaaaaagcaaaaaattaacCTTACTCAACACTCATTTAGACAGAAGGATCTGGCATAACGACATGTCACTGTGTGACCTACATGTATTACAAGAATTCTATAGTCAGTCAGCACTTGTTTTCACTCCCCTCATCCAGTGTTGCATTGCAGAAAAATGAGATACAAAAAAGATCAAGAATTTTTAAAACATATTTAGGCAAATGTCTGTGATATTTGTGTTTCAGCCAAGAACGCGTCTAGCTAATTTTTGTTGTCTACAACAGATTTTGATCATGTCCTACGTAACCTGTCTTAATGGTTCAAATAAATACTTTGATTCCAAACAGGAAAACTATTGGATGTGTTGTTTCCTTATACAATGGTCAAAactttaatttacttttgtgTTGTACATAGATTGACACTTTTTTTGTTCTGTTATTGTTTTAGTTGATTTGTTTGATTATTAACTTTCCTTTTATGGCTAGCCGCTCTAGGTCTCTTTGTTACGTCGTTGATTTAGAACTTAGGGTTAGTATTTCAATAGCACGTCCTTTAAGTTAGTTTTTTCGGAGTCGCACGCTAGGAGTCGTACGGAGTTTACAAGGAGCATCATTTGGAGAAATCAGGAGTTTTTCTTTGGCTTTCTTAGCACCCAGAGCACAGATCAGATGTaagcaattttcctttttttatttctcactTCCAGTCTTGTAATATTATTTGTTTTAGAATTGTTATTTCATGCCCCATTGTGACACATACAGTCGGCTATTTCATTTGTAGTTTTTACCGTGAGTGATGTACACCTGTACCAGCGGCTCAGCCCAAATCAGTTGAAAGATTAAAATCATTTAAAACTGTGTACCACTTTGGTTAACCTGGCGAACTCTGGTGAACAACACCACGTGTCTGCTTCACCGGAAACGCAACAGTAAACAATCTGATCTTTGGAGGATAAACAGTCTTGAGGTAAGCCGTATCTTTAATGACCTTATCAAACGATGCCAAGCATGAGTGAAAGCAGAGAAAAACTAGGTGCGGAAGGAATCGAAGACCGCCCAGAACAAGTTACTGATCTAGGTACGGGATCTAGAACCTTATCTCGGAAAGGATTACAAAATGCTGTTGAACAAAGGCAGGATGAGGCAGATATTCTACATGGAAAACTTCAAGGAGTAATACGATCCGACGAGGGATTGGATGACAGCCATTGTTTTGATAATGTCTTAAGTGAACTAGTGACCCTCGCTGAAAAATTTAGAGTAACATTGCAAGAATTACAAAGCCTCTATGAGCAAACCAAGTTCGAAGTTTACAAAGGAGAAACGTCCCTTACAAACGAATATTTAACTTTAAATCATGAACACGTTTCAATCAACGAAATAAAGATTAAGCAATCCAACAAACAGTTGGACACCCGCTAATGTCAGTCACGTCATTCGCGTCGCATTCGCATCTATATCGTCCAGCTCCGTGACAAGCAGCGCGGCGAGGATGAGGGCTCTTGCTGAAGCTGCAGCAGCACGTGAAAACGCAGAATATGAATGTGTTATTGCCGAGAAGGAACACGCACGCAGAGAACGCGAAGCGGAGAGATCGAGCAAAAACACCAACGAGAACACACCGAGTATGAAAAAGACTTAGCAATTCTCACCACAAAAAGAAAGGTTGCTGTAGCGAATGCCAAACTCAAGGCTATTGAGGAGGAAGAAAATGAAGTAAAATGCGAAATCCCGGAGATTCCAAAGGTCAAAAGCGAGGTCAGAACGCAAGACTGGGTTCGCGCGAACTCTGTAACGCAACACCCACCCCAGGAAAGTAAGGTACCCGTACCACAACATAATAATGCCCCTCGAGACTGCTCAGAAACCCCACGCGCAATCACGGCCGCTACAGCTACCCTACAAGGGAAGGATGGAGACCCTCAGTTCACCCCTGGTGGGTTATTCGCTGCTTCAACCCCAATCAGAGAAACGTCAGCCAGCTATCTAATTGATACACTCGCATCCTCCATTAAACAAATAGTCGCTGGATTAGCGAGGCAAACTCTTCCCAAATGCCATCCAGACACCTTTGGCAGGGACCCAACTCTTTTCCATCCATGGAAAACGGCCTTCAAAGCCATGATAAGTGACGCTGAGGTTTTCCCTGTACAAGAAATAaattgagcgaatgtgagacaatggttaacatatatcaaatacaacgTGTtgcaaatgaacccactgggaactcggaaaaatccgagccccagatgggatttgctcactttggtggttggttggccgcatcgttcacaGGAATGCaggcaactgtatttcaatgatgctctcagtGTGACTGCGCAaggcagttatgagctatgctgtcagtcgaaatttgactctgtggctgcgcgatgcagctcgagtcaaatacccacatttcacccttgctcaccatagagtcttcagtagctcagtggttagagcatccatactagatcacggagggtcgtgggttcgaatcccatctgtgGCTCGGAtatttccgagttcccagtgggttcatttgcaacaccttgtatttgatataagaaataaattattcgCGTAATTTCACCAGCGGGGAACCCCAACATTTGGTAGACAATTGCCAGAAAAGACAGCAGCAAAACCCCAGCGCATTACTAAAGGATCTTTGGGCCGAACTGGAGAGACGCTTCGGCAGCCCGGCAGTAATAACAAATGCCTTATTAGAGCGCATGCATAAGACTGCTTCCTTTGGTGAGAATGAAAACACGAAGCTACAGGAGTTTGCTGATCTCTGCGCTGACGTAGAGAGCCAAGTTGCCCATTTGCCCAGCCTACAATGCCTGAATTTTCCCAATGCAATACAGCCTATCGCCGAGAAGCTGCCATCATCCCTGCGTGGAAAGTGGGAGAAAGAGATAGCAAAGTACTCAGAGCCAAATGCAGGTGTATACCCCGGTTTCGCTGTATTCTCCACCGTAATCCAGTACCAGGCAAGAACAAAGAATGACCCCAACATTCTTATTGGAGCcaaacttacacttgtaggtacCCCTGCACCGAGACGTAGAGTTCAGAATAGGAGAACATTAGCAACAAACACTCAACCAAGTAGCAAGAATCTGAGGCCATCACTGAGGGAGGTGGAAACTACTGTGAAGAGCTGCCCATTTCACGATAGAGCTGGACATAGTTTGGAAGAATGTAAAGCCTTTGCTGCGAAGTCGCTTGAAGAAAAGACAGAGTGGATTTCTAAGGCCAAACTTTGCTTTCCGTGCTTTTCAGGAGAACATCAAGCCAGCAACTGCAAATGCCAGATAAAGTGTAGCACCTGCGGAGACAGTCGCCATCCAGCACTGCTTCACAAAGAAAAACGGCCCACCACCACAAGGAGTGGACACAGTGAACACTCGTTGCACATCTGCATGTAACGCCAATGGAGGTTGTGTCATGCAGCAAGATAGTACTCGTCAACGTGCATTCACAGAGAATACCAAGCCCAGCCCAACGCGTACATGCTATTATCGATGAGCAAAGCAACTCGTCTCTCATCAGCAGCGAGCTAGCCGACGAACTTGGCGCCAAAGGTCCCCTTGAGAAATACTACCTCTCCACGTGCAGTAGCAACAGAGAAGTGAAGTATGGTCGTCAAGTGACAGGAACCACTATACGGGGCACCGTGGGCCCAACGTCTTTCCCTAGGGTGGACCATAACTGGACAGATGTGTCTGGATCTTGCAAGCGGACCAGCTCACGCACTCACATGCTGCACCAATCTCCTCCCAGCCAACCAGATAGCTACACTGGAACGCCGCTCTAGCCAGCAGGAGACCGGAATCTATGAGCTTGTGCCATGTCCTAACAGCTTCAAAATTACGGAGACTCTCTCCCAGCGAGAAGAGTATCTAAAAGAAAACGTCTTTTACACCAGCCAGGAAGACAATGAGATAAGCCTATCGTGTGAGGATCGGAAGTTTCTTGAGGTAATGGAGAGTGGTGTTCATAGAAATGAAAGCGGTAATTTGGAGATGCCACTCCCTTTTCGCCAGAAGAACGTGAAGATGCCTAACAACCGCATCCAGGCTGTAAACCGCCTGTATGGTCTTCTCTGCACACTGAGGAAGAAGCCCCAAAAGGAAAAGTACTACTTCGCATTCATGGAGAAGATCCTAAGCAAAGGTCACGCATCCCCAGTCCCACCAGACGAACTCAAACCGAAGGAAAGGCCTGGAGAAGTGTGGTATCTTCCACACTTCAGGGTATATCACCCGAAGAAACCTACGCAAATTCGAGTTGTGTTTGACTCGTCAGCCGAGTACGAAGGAGTATCGCTCAATAAAGAGCTGCTGCCCGGTCCTGACATGATGAACAGCCTATTGAGGGTCTTAATACGTTTCAGGAGAGAGAATACCGTCGTGATGTGTGACATAGAACAAATGTTCCACTCCTTCCTCTGGTTCGAAGGGAACACTACTGGGAAACCCATTATCGAGTACCGGATGAATGTCCATCTCTCTGGCAATGGTCCTAGCCCAGCCGTAGCCACATTTGGTTTGAGGAAGACTGCATCCGACGGTGAGGAGGAGTTTGGCAAGGCTGCCACGAATTTCGTCCACTGTAACTTCTATGTCGACGACGGCCTGATTTCACTTCCCACTGCTGAACAAGCCATTGACCTGGTCACCACAACACAAGCCATGCTCGCCACCGCTAATTTAAGACTGCACAAGGTGGTTTCCAACTCCGTGGAGGTTATGGAGGCTTTCCCAAATGAAGACAGAGGAAAAGACTTGCACAACCTCGACTTACGTCATGACAGTTTACCACCTCAATGGTCACTTGGTGTATACTGGAACCTCGAACAAGACATTTTCACCTTCAAAGTTGATCTCCCCGAAAAGCCGTTCACGCGAAGAGGCGTACTATCCATAGTGAACTCCATCTACGATCCACTTGGTTTAGCAGTTCCTGTCCTGTTAGAGGGTAGACTATTACTCCTAGAGTTAGTCATTATGGGCAAAAGGAAGAATGACAACAAGCCCCTTGGATGGGACGATCCTCTTCCCGACGCACAATCGCTCCAGTGGAAGCAATGGCGAGGTTCCTTACCCGATCTAGAGAAAATGGCTGTCCGTCGCTGTTACCACCCAAAGGATTTTGGCAGCATCACACAGGCAGAGATCCACACATTCTCCGACGCGAGTCAAGAGTAGCCCCAGTACAGGTTACTACCATTCCTCGCCTAGAGCTTTGTGCGACCGTTTTAGCTGTGCAAGCCGGCACTAGAAGTCTTAAGGAGATCGACATGAAGATCGATGACATCACATACTATACAGATTCAAAGGTCGTGCTTGGCTACATTCAGAACAGCAGCCGTAGATTCTACGTCTACGAGGGCCAACCGCATTCAATTAATCCGGAAACTTTCCAGCCCTCAGCAGTGGAGATATATCAATACCAGCCAGAATCCTGCAGATCTCGCCACACGCCGCCTCTCTTCCCCCGACCTGACCGGATCCGACTGGATATAACAGGGCCGAGCTTTCTCAGGAGCCAAGCCAGTATACTACCAAAAGAGGAAGAGGAAATTCCCCTGGACGTGCATAATCCAGAAGTACGCAAAGAAGTTTTGGCCCATACTAGGGACATCGAAGAATGCTGTGGCCTTGGCACTGAAAGGTTCTCACGTTTCTCAAGCCTTGCCTCTCTGCAACGTGCCATCGCCAGTCTGATTGTGACGGTGAAAGAATTTCTACACCGTAAAAGGAAACCGCAAGATTGAAAAGAGCTCATGACAGTATCCCTGAACAACAGACCTCGTAGCCCCACTGTATTGGAGCAGCAGCAGGTCATTGTTGTTATCATAAGAGCCACCCAAGGAGAAGCCTTCAGGGAGGACCTCAGGCTACAGCATCGTGCCCATACCGTTACAGAAGAAAACCACAGCGAATGTAACAGAGAGAAAAAAACGCAATTTGAAGAATTCAGCTCTCTACCGCCTAGACCTGTTTATTGATGATGATGGTTTATTGCGTGTTGGTGGATGCCTGCGACGTTCACACTCAGGATACGGAGAGAAACATCCTGTGCTGATACCAAAGGGGCATCATTTAGCTAAGTTAACAGTACGCCACTACCACAATCAAGTTCATCATCAAGGGCGGCAGATAACACACGGTACCATCCGCCAAGCTGGATAATGGGTCGTTAACGGAAGTCACACAGTTTCAAGAGAGCTAAGCTCCTGTGTCGTCTGCAAGAAGCTGCCCGGACCCCTTTTGGAGCAACATATGGCTGACTTACCCGTTGACAGAACAGAAGCCCCCCCACCATTCACCCACGTTGGCTTTGATGTGTTTGGTCCTCGGTTAATTCACACCCGCAAGACAAGAGAGGAAGTCGCTTCCTCAAAGCGTTGGGGGCTTGTCTTCACCTGTCTCAGCTGCAGAGCCACCCATATTGAGGTTCTCGAATCCATGGACACAAGCTCCTTCATTTGTGCATTGAGGCGCTTCTTTGCAATCCGTGGCCCTGCGTCGATGCTGAGATGTGATCGGGGTACAAATTTCATCGGAAGGAAATCTGAACTGGATGATGCAATGAGAGAGCTGGACCAACCCAGTTTAGAGCACTACACCAAAGGGAAGGGCTGCGAGTGGCTTTTCAATCCGCCTCATGCCTCACACTACGATTTGCTGACATGCTGCATGACGGCGCCAGTTTCTGTGGATTCGCAAGTTAAAAAACTAATGCCTTCAAACTTCCTGTCAAAAATTTTCAGTTACTGATAATGTTAAAACAGAAAAGCTAATTAACATGTAAAAGTATAGTTTACGTACAGGTTTGTAAGCTGGAAGCATGAATACTCTTAGCTGACAATTGCACTTGCCTGCTGATTTATTCAGCTTTGTcataaacaaattctcctctgCTACTAGCGACTGATTGCAatatttccgctgatgaatgAAAGTAGATGGCATTTACCTCTTTGTTGAACGCAAATATTTCAGGAGTCTCTGAAGTAGTGTGCGTTGACTCTAGATGGTGGACAAAACATtgacccagtccatggactaccccgatggactacccaaatggacccTAAAagtactatttcgaatgagtactgttgatctatgtgtaagcagcatctcaaatagtgcttacgtaagcctcaacacccattttaaacagcattgttcaacagtattgaagtctaagcacccattttaaaaaggttagttttcgattagtgttgtgatggctgattacttcatgtacggtaagtgaagtgaaaccaTGGCCGTATGAATGAAAATTATCAAGGTGCAATGTAACTACTAtaatcaattcagttctttcaGTAGCACTCAATCAAAATCGTATTTTTAAGAGTTAGtccattttagggtagtccatttgggtagtccatggactgggggtcagtgttttgtccaccacctTGACTCTAACACATTTTGGCAGTTAATTGCAAAATATTTGGTGGCTGAGAAACTCGTATGCTCAAATGCACCCAACTGTAATGCGTTACAAGCCCTAGCCTGCAAAATGTTTTCTTCAGAGACTCTTAACTCTGTCAATCACTGCCCCATCCTTCCCCGTGATAACTTGGGGCCATGTCCAGCCTTGTCTGATGACTGTGAAATACACAAACCACAGTAAATGGCATTTCCCATCAAATGGAACAGTGGAAATTTCCTTACCTTTTgctaaattttccagtttccagtctctcatcagccgaaaacaattgcaaatggTAAGTGCCATTTTGTTGGGCTGGTTTGCTGATTTAGGGAAAACTGTTACCATTATTCACTCCTCATCCCAACCGGTTTATTCTGAaaaaatggtaagcacccctaaTTTCCTCGAAACTAGAAGTCCAAACATGTTTCTCCCCTAACCATTTTCTTGTCTGCAGCTTGGAGATTCTACGGAATCTTTAATTGACACTTATCACTATAACATGACACAATGTgttacatttactgtaatgctAATAATCGTTTATTTGACGGAAATCCCACACAAGTACGCGTTGCGAACCTatatttttgtcttgctagcaacagtGATAAAGGGGGCGGGGGGAGAGGGGCTGCAGCGTGAGAGCTAATaagtaaattaataacgccccaagaggGTGAAGTGTCttcactatttttgcaacttgtctgattgattgcaaATATTTTCCCAGTGCGGATTTGAATCCCATAGGGAAAATTGTCAACGTAGAGaagcaggaactaaagaaacaatcgttagatatcgtataagctctgaaacatttcacaAGTTTGCAAAcgaagtgcaaagcacattgtatcaaacacgaaaggatatttaacaattattcctcgagcccgaatgggctctgagtcaatagcccatgaggccgaaggccgaatgggctattgactcagaggccatgagggcgagattttagtaaaatccaactagttggtcaaaaaaatatcgagacaaaacatctttcgctagttaaagctagactttaactgtttttttggttttcaaagccggcgcttttcgctactagtgggctataacaaatagcctactagtagctcaaccaatcagaacgcagcattgataatataccactagttggattttactaataataattattattgacataCGGTGGCATCGATTCTCAAGTGTTTGGActtatcatcgctaacagaagactccgtaccaaatactaaggcaagcaaagtattttgcaccACAGATCTGATGCTCTgaaagttacacatggctcgtagtatgtaacacaataccatttattgttTTCCTTGGTGACCTCAAAAGTCGTGGTGACGTGAAGATCGTATCTTCCAgcaaacagcacaattcaactagtactttATTTTCTATTCAATCCAAGACATTACCAGATGATTCATAATAAAGttcacacagttagaaatcctgtacatatcgtctataccaacggtctaccatcgcaacagcaggaaatatgatatcatattattttgtCAGCGAAAAGTTGTCATAGACcgtgtagaccgtttcatataaaggtcataatgtgtagccggaacaaatttgttcacttttgtaaCTCAATGTAAAACACATCTCGCAAAGGATTTAGCACAATCAGGTGGTTTCTTTTGATCACTGTGCTCAGTCggtcattccaaagaacatggaattagcctgtacccgCCACGTTACTTAGAAGACTTGCTACTAAGCGTTAGCAATCCCTTCTCTAGAAGCAGACTAACCCAACAGCAGTAGGTAATGTTACAAATGGACCtctatgaaaatgtatctttgtataacaatgttCTCTAAcaattgatttttcggaaagcggattttccctttaaatggcatgcgatcgcagttaaaggagaggtaATGTTCGTTTCGCATACGCaaacaacagctaattttgTACATGTTGCGTGtgttttagatgtcatgtgtcgaCCAAAATATACTTGTTTAAGGtaaattatttcgaaatcggttccaggatatttctGCCGTACTGCAAAAAGCGAAGGGATGGAAATCACACCCTATTTTCCTATTttcgacttgactcacagaaagcactgaaatggcTTCAAATTGCATCATACCGAACACCACAAAGCACACAGTAATTTTCACATACGATTTTGTGTCGGAGTGTCCAAGAAGGGGATTTTGTAGAGATTGAAGTCACCCATAACCAAATGACAGCAATACATGTACACAACAAGCTATGTAATCTCATCTCCAACGTGCAAGAACTCAAGATCGAGCGAGGGATTGAAACCGTGAGAGCTATTCGTCAGTGGAAAAAggatacaaaagaaaaattcgCTCCGTGGACACTGCAGATGGGAAAGATCGAAAACGCCATcagagacaaaagaaaatccaAGACGAAATCGACCAAAAGAAAGCCCACCAACAGAGTGTGAGATTTATGTCATCAAGAAGAGTTGTGTATGTTCACTGACCCCCCACTGCAGCCACTGCTCTGGGACATTATGGTGAGAGCATGCATGTCTACAAACCTACTCCTTGGTTACATAGAGAAAGCATTTCTGCAGATAGGTGTTAAAGAAGAAGAcagagtaagtaagtaagtaagtaagtaagtaagtaagtaacaactttatttatagagggTAACACACAACAGTTAAAAACTGACAAACCAGTGGCCCTCTATCCTGAGTTAAAAATTACGTACTAATTACACgtgagataataaaaaaattacaaaatagaaaacagctaaaaatttaagaatatggaaaaaagttttaaaaaatctaaATCTAAAAATGCAACTAAGAACTAAGTCAAGAGTTCTTGGCTaccaaatattttttaacagaGGATCTAAAAGAGCCAATGGAGTCTTTCTTGCGAATGTCTAAAGGGATACTGTTCCACAGTTTTGCTCCATTGGCTTGGAAAGTTCGCCCCCCTTCCGTTTCTCTGTTATAGGATGGGCACACTAAGTTATATTTCTCATAGCGACTGGTTCTGGTGTGTCGATCTGAGTTCCTCGTTAGAAGTTCGTTATATAGTtagaacatttattttcatcttTGATGAGCCTAAATATTAAACTAGCCCTTTTTAGGTTTAGCTCTTCCTTAAGCAGCAGCCAATCAAGTCGTCTAAAAAGCAACTCGCTCCTTTCACCGATATCTGCATGTAAGATTACTCGAGCTGCTCGCTTTTGCAGCTTGGATACGCCGTTTACGTTCTCTTCTGATGGAGTACACCATGCACATGAGCCATACAGCATTATTGGCTTGATCACGGCGTTGAAATAAAGCTTACGCTCTGCGAGAGGCAGGTTATGCCTTATCTTCTTTAGCACCGCAATACGTTGTGACATTTTTTAGaaatgtgaccctccacgggaaaacagtgaataaagTGATCGCACGCGCACAGCACAGTCCTAACATGTTCGCACGATACTTGTCTAACACACTTAGCGTGcgcatatgcaaaaaaaaaaacaaaagaaatagagtaGCGTGATTGTGCCCTTTGTTAACTGTGTGTTAACAGGGCAGACCTTTGTGTTTTGACACGCAAGTTTAACACGGTAAATTTCTTTGTCCTTAACACGGTAGCTctgtgctttttcttcaaacacggtTTGGTCATTAACCCAACACAGAGTAGTTTAACATCGTTTATTATAAGCAAGATGAAAGCTTAATCGAAGATAAGGAAATTCGTTTGCGTGCGTACttgatttgtcaacaaaaagatGTTGAAAATTACGCAGTCACCTTGCAATTGAGTAACAGATGTTCATTTCCATCACCAGCAGCATCTTCTGTTCGATGTTTATCAATGATTTGCCGATGGTCGGTCGGCCCACTGAGCCAAAAACTCCATTGCCCTTTCTTGCATGCTTGATTTACAGTGAGCTAAACAGCAGGATTTTTATGAAATAGCTGCGGGTTCTTTGCTCGAATGTAACGTTTACATAATTTGCACTtcccagaaaaacaagctaCGCTCGCGCAATTAAGCAAGGTCCATGCGCTGTAGAAGACGTTCCTCGAACTTCGACGaaacaatcttttttttgttcGGAGACAACGTACTTCGATTTATTCTTAACAACGTGACGAGCAAAAAAATTGGAGTCACATGTCACTCAATCGAATCTTGAAAGAGGAATGATACAATTAAGTCTTGATTAGTCGGCCTTCTCTCGAATTTTGCGGGCAATGCTCTCTCTCACGCTAAATTATTTGGGGTAAGTCGAGTTCCACAGCCCcaacgtgtcacaaagcaaCCCAACTTCAAACCGATACACTGGCCTCTTGCGCTACTTTCCGATATGACAGACCGTGTGGACGATGGAAAAGCTGTCATTTTTGAACTGAACTCTCTTACGGAAACAAACCAGCCGTTGTCACTTTGGTCGAGTGAGACTGTGTCTGCAAGCTGCGATAGCCAGAAAAACAGAGGGACGATTTCGCCTTCAGTAACGGCGAAATGGTTTAGATAGACTAACAGTAGAATGTGATATTCCGATTTTCGTGGTTGCGAATTTTATTTGGGGTCAGTAAGGTGGAATAGCTGctaaatttgcattaattttgtcaaagtatCACGCGGCTGGTGCATTCTTGAAGTTTTGCGTGACATTGTCTCAGATCTTGCTGCCCTTCTCAGGGCCAAAAGACCTcaggaaaaaaattacttaggcGTTTCTGTGAGCGAAGTTGGATAACTTTCGacttgtgctgaatgaaacttttcttcaatattCCTTTGGCCGGTGTTCACATAAGAGAACTCGATCGTCTCTGCTTGCGTGACTTCAATTAAACAAACTTAATTGCGTTGACGAGGTCATTCTTTTagtgtcggtagttccttcatttcaatggtttttctttctgtttttgaaaca harbors:
- the LOC137975423 gene encoding uncharacterized protein, which translates into the protein MEKILSKGHASPVPPDELKPKERPGEVWYLPHFRVYHPKKPTQIRVVFDSSAEYEGVSLNKELLPGPDMMNSLLRVLIRFRRENTVVMCDIEQMFHSFLWFEGNTTGKPIIEYRMNVHLSGNGPSPAVATFGLRKTASDGEEEFGKAATNFVHCNFYVDDGLISLPTAEQAIDLVTTTQAMLATANLRLHKVVSNSVEVMEAFPNEDRGKDLHNLDLRHDSLPPQWSLGVYWNLEQDIFTFKVDLPEKPFTRRGVLSIVNSIYDPLGLAVPVLLEGRLLLLELVIMGKRKNDNKPLGWDDPLPDAQSLQWKQWRGSLPDLEKMAVRRCYHPKDFGSITQAEIHTFSDASQE